In a genomic window of Fusarium verticillioides 7600 chromosome 11, whole genome shotgun sequence:
- a CDS encoding pectate lyase — MKYTAILALAGVSSAAVTKTLPKSAGATSFPTAVPVKGSYDGGMKRFERSPSVCQGQTETGEKDAMFILENGATLSNVIIGASQAEGVHCKGTCTLNNVWWADVCEDAITLKQTSGTSYINGGGAFHASDKIVQFNGRGTVQIKDFYAEDYGKLVRSCGNCKDNGGPRNVVIQGSVAVNGGVLCGINTNYGDTCKITSSCQNKGKYCDRYEGNSSGAEPSKIGSGPDGKYCTTSGVTTSC, encoded by the exons atgaagtacactgccatcctcgccctTGCTGGCGTCTCCTCCGCCGCTGTCACCAAAACTCTCCCCAAGTCCGCTGGTGCTACCTCATTCCCTACTGCTGTTCCTGTCAAGGGCAGCTATGATGGTGGCATGAAGCGATTCGAGCGCAGCC CCTCTGTTTGCCAAGGCCAGACTGAAACTGGTGAAAAGGATGCTATGTTCATTCTCGAGAACGGCGCCACTCTTTCCAACGTGATCATCGGCGCTTCTCAGGCCGAAGGTGTCCACTGCAAGGGTACTTG CACCCTGAACAACGTCTGGTGGGCCGACGTCTGTGAGGATGCCATCACCCTCAAGCAGACCAGTGGAACTTCCTACATCAACGGCGGCGGTGCTTTCCATGCTAGCGACAAGATCGTCCAGTTCAACGGCCGCGGAACCGTCCAGATCAAGGATTTCTACGCCGAGGACTACGGAAAGCTCGTCCGCAGCTGCGGAAACTGCAAGGATAACGGAGGTCCTCGAAACGTTGTCATCCAGGGCTCTGTTGCCGTCAACGGTGGTGTTCTCTGCGGCATTAACACCAACTACGGAGACACCTGCAAGATCACCAGCTCGTGCCAGAACAAGGGCAAGTACTGTGACCGCTACGAGGGCAACTCGAGCGGCGCTGAGCCATCCAAGATTGGATCTGGCCCTGACGGCAAGTACTGCACTACTTCTGGAGTCACCACGAGCTGCTAG